One genomic window of Micrococcus flavus includes the following:
- a CDS encoding NtaA/DmoA family FMN-dependent monooxygenase (This protein belongs to a clade of FMN-dependent monooxygenases, within a broader family of flavin-dependent oxidoreductases, the luciferase-like monooxygenase (LMM) family, some of whose members use coenzyme F420 rather than FMN.): MLLCALDMMVPTHQTTGIWRHPDADVEQYRDLDFWIRHARLLEAAGFDAMFFADVAGVYDVFDGSGATAIREGMQYPMLDPLLAVSALAAATERIGFGVTASVSYEQPYLLARRFATLDHLTRGRIAWNIVTSYQRSATENLGLGDLVPHDERYDRADEFMDVVYALWEGTFAPGALVADDEAGVYLDPERVHGAGHEGRWFSVPGPGLTLPGPQGTPFLFQAGSSPRGLEFAARHAEALFFSGTTPENVRRLTDALPAHLERAGRPWDAIRTITSVTVVAAETDDAARARLDDYARHVDEDAALALFAGWTGLDLAALSPDDVLEDVPIEGNRSALQSFTSMDPDRAWTVRDLAAFMAIGARGPVIVGSGETVADELERWAAEAGVDGFNVDYALRGVDLPAFAEHVSPVLRERGHLREGDRPASGTLRGRILGTATLRADHPGAAFRR, translated from the coding sequence ATGCTCCTCTGCGCCCTGGACATGATGGTCCCCACGCACCAGACCACCGGGATCTGGCGTCACCCCGACGCCGACGTCGAGCAGTACCGGGACCTCGACTTCTGGATCCGGCACGCCCGCCTGCTCGAGGCGGCGGGCTTCGACGCGATGTTCTTCGCGGACGTGGCCGGCGTCTACGACGTGTTCGACGGCTCCGGGGCCACCGCGATCCGCGAGGGCATGCAGTACCCGATGCTGGACCCGCTGCTGGCGGTGAGCGCGCTCGCGGCCGCCACGGAGCGGATCGGCTTCGGGGTGACGGCCTCCGTGAGCTACGAGCAGCCGTACCTGCTGGCCCGGAGGTTCGCCACACTGGACCACCTCACGCGCGGGCGGATCGCGTGGAACATCGTGACCTCCTACCAGCGCTCGGCCACCGAGAACCTGGGCCTCGGGGACCTCGTCCCGCACGACGAGCGCTACGACCGCGCCGACGAGTTCATGGACGTGGTCTACGCGCTGTGGGAGGGCACCTTCGCCCCCGGCGCCCTCGTGGCCGACGACGAGGCCGGTGTCTACCTGGACCCCGAGAGGGTCCACGGGGCGGGGCACGAGGGCCGCTGGTTCTCCGTGCCCGGGCCGGGGCTGACACTGCCCGGGCCGCAGGGCACGCCGTTCCTGTTCCAGGCGGGCTCCTCCCCGCGCGGGCTGGAGTTCGCCGCCCGCCACGCGGAGGCCCTGTTCTTCTCCGGCACCACGCCGGAGAACGTGCGCCGCCTGACCGATGCGCTGCCCGCGCACCTGGAGCGCGCCGGGCGCCCGTGGGACGCGATCCGCACCATCACCTCGGTCACGGTGGTCGCGGCGGAGACCGACGACGCCGCCCGCGCCCGCCTGGACGACTACGCCCGCCACGTGGACGAGGACGCGGCCCTGGCCCTCTTCGCCGGGTGGACCGGGCTGGACCTCGCGGCCCTGTCCCCGGACGACGTGCTCGAGGACGTGCCGATCGAGGGCAACCGCTCCGCGCTGCAGTCCTTCACCTCGATGGACCCGGACCGCGCGTGGACCGTGCGGGACCTCGCCGCGTTCATGGCGATCGGCGCCCGCGGGCCCGTGATCGTGGGCTCGGGCGAGACCGTGGCGGACGAGCTCGAGCGCTGGGCCGCCGAGGCCGGCGTGGACGGGTTCAACGTGGACTACGCGCTGCGCGGCGTGGACCTGCCGGCCTTCGCCGAGCACGTCAGCCCGGTGCTGCGCGAGCGCGGGCACCTGCGGGAGGGCGACCGGCCGGCGTCGGGCACGCTGCGCGGGCGGATCCTCGGCACGGCCACGCTTCGCGCCGACCACCCGGGGGCGGCCTTCCGCCGCTGA
- a CDS encoding MarR family winged helix-turn-helix transcriptional regulator, whose translation MTDPAQQHTSHPSGLPLSHWLTVAEGLLAARIGANLEEHGLTRPQWQVLNALTTSPLSAAEIRSGFEAEVRDAVADQLEELVEAGWMTVEGELFTLTATGRAAGERVGEAVARLRGDATADLPAEHYEITVTTLRAIARNLGHPEA comes from the coding sequence ATGACGGACCCGGCACAGCAGCACACGTCCCACCCCTCCGGCCTGCCCCTGTCCCACTGGCTCACGGTGGCCGAGGGCCTGCTCGCGGCGCGGATCGGCGCGAATCTCGAGGAGCACGGCCTGACCCGCCCGCAGTGGCAGGTCCTCAACGCCCTGACCACCTCGCCCCTGTCCGCCGCGGAGATCCGCTCGGGCTTCGAGGCGGAGGTGCGCGACGCCGTCGCCGACCAGCTGGAGGAGCTCGTGGAGGCCGGCTGGATGACCGTGGAGGGCGAGCTGTTCACGCTCACCGCCACGGGCCGGGCCGCCGGCGAGCGCGTGGGCGAGGCCGTGGCGCGCCTGCGCGGGGACGCCACCGCGGACCTGCCCGCCGAGCACTACGAGATCACCGTGACCACCCTGCGGGCGATCGCGCGGAACCTGGGGCACCCGGAGGCCTGA
- a CDS encoding TrmH family RNA methyltransferase, translating to MGRRRHQGRPPLSEPAAGPHDDAAPPSEGGAAGRVVGVGPWEGPWPRDDRYDPDLLRDGDRRNVADRYRYWSLEAIVADLDRTRHPFHVAIENWQHDLNIGTVVRTANAFNAAGVHIIGRRRWNRRGAMVTDRYLHVRHHEAVEDFTAWAAEAGLPVLGVDLFPESVPVETFAFPRACVLVFGQEGPGLSEEVRAASQAVLSIAQYGSTRSINAGVAAGIAMHAWVRQHAAQTGH from the coding sequence CTGGGCCGCCGTCGACACCAAGGACGGCCGCCGCTGAGCGAGCCCGCCGCCGGCCCCCACGACGACGCCGCCCCGCCCTCCGAGGGCGGGGCGGCCGGGCGCGTGGTCGGGGTGGGGCCGTGGGAGGGCCCGTGGCCGCGGGACGACCGGTACGACCCGGACCTGCTGCGCGACGGCGACCGCCGCAACGTGGCCGACCGGTACCGGTACTGGTCGCTCGAGGCGATCGTCGCGGACCTGGACCGCACGCGGCACCCGTTCCACGTGGCCATCGAGAACTGGCAGCACGACCTGAACATCGGCACCGTCGTGCGCACCGCCAACGCGTTCAACGCCGCCGGGGTGCACATCATCGGGCGGCGGCGCTGGAACCGGCGCGGGGCCATGGTCACCGACCGCTACCTGCACGTGCGCCATCACGAGGCGGTGGAGGACTTCACCGCGTGGGCGGCGGAGGCGGGGCTGCCCGTGCTCGGCGTGGATCTGTTCCCCGAGTCCGTGCCGGTGGAGACGTTCGCCTTCCCACGCGCGTGCGTGCTCGTGTTCGGCCAGGAGGGCCCGGGCCTGTCCGAGGAGGTCCGCGCCGCGAGCCAGGCCGTGCTGTCCATCGCCCAGTACGGCTCCACGCGCTCGATCAACGCCGGGGTGGCCGCCGGGATCGCGATGCACGCCTGGGTCCGCCAGCACGCCGCTCAGACAGGTCATTGA
- a CDS encoding cystathionine gamma-synthase, whose product MAAPDVVAPPRARGFTTTAVHAGQEPDPLTGAVVPPIYQTSTFVQDGVNVLRAGHEYSRGSNPTRTGLETQLAALEGGHRAFAFASGLAAEDALLRAVLRPGDHIVLGADGYGGTNRLVNTVFGAWGVENTPVDITDPAAIAAAVRPGVTAVLWVETPSNPLLNIADLTAWAEIAHAAGALLVVDNTFASPYLQRPLALGADAVVHSTTKYIGGHSDVLGGAVVVADRGHRGVPLEESVGHQQFAAGAVAGPQDSYLAARGLKTLSLRMDRHQANAARLAEWLQGRPEIARVLYPGLPDHPGHALAARQMDGFGGVVSVRLAGGEPAARAFAEATELFALSVSLGGVESLICHSCEMTHASVRGTPLAVPRDLVRLSVGIEDVADLEADLAAALERAARR is encoded by the coding sequence ATGGCCGCGCCCGACGTCGTCGCCCCGCCGCGCGCCCGCGGCTTCACCACGACCGCGGTGCACGCCGGCCAGGAGCCGGACCCCCTCACGGGGGCGGTGGTGCCGCCGATCTACCAGACCAGCACGTTCGTGCAGGACGGCGTGAACGTCCTGCGTGCCGGTCACGAGTACAGCCGCGGGTCCAACCCCACCCGCACCGGCCTCGAGACGCAGCTGGCGGCCCTGGAGGGCGGGCACCGCGCCTTCGCGTTCGCCTCCGGGCTCGCGGCGGAGGACGCGCTGCTGCGGGCCGTGCTGCGCCCGGGGGACCACATCGTGCTCGGCGCGGACGGCTACGGCGGCACGAACCGCCTGGTGAACACGGTGTTCGGCGCGTGGGGCGTGGAGAACACCCCCGTGGACATCACCGACCCGGCGGCGATCGCGGCCGCGGTGCGCCCCGGCGTCACGGCGGTCCTGTGGGTGGAGACGCCGTCCAACCCGCTGCTGAACATCGCGGACCTCACGGCCTGGGCGGAGATCGCCCACGCCGCCGGGGCGCTGCTGGTGGTGGACAACACGTTCGCCTCGCCGTACCTGCAGCGGCCCCTGGCCCTGGGGGCGGACGCGGTGGTGCACTCCACCACCAAGTACATCGGCGGGCACTCGGACGTGCTCGGCGGCGCGGTGGTGGTGGCCGACCGGGGGCACCGCGGCGTCCCGCTGGAGGAGTCCGTGGGCCACCAGCAGTTCGCCGCGGGCGCCGTGGCCGGACCGCAGGACTCCTACCTGGCGGCCCGCGGGCTCAAGACCCTGAGCCTGCGCATGGACCGGCACCAGGCGAACGCCGCCCGGCTGGCCGAGTGGCTCCAGGGACGGCCCGAGATCGCCCGGGTGCTCTACCCGGGGCTGCCCGACCACCCGGGCCACGCGCTGGCGGCCCGGCAGATGGACGGCTTCGGCGGCGTCGTCTCCGTGCGGCTGGCCGGCGGCGAGCCGGCGGCGCGCGCCTTCGCGGAGGCCACCGAGCTGTTCGCGCTGTCCGTCAGCCTCGGCGGCGTCGAGTCCCTGATCTGCCACTCGTGCGAGATGACCCACGCCTCCGTGCGGGGCACGCCCCTGGCGGTCCCCCGCGACCTGGTCCGCCTCTCCGTCGGCATCGAGGACGTCGCCGACCTCGAGGCGGACCTGGCGGCCGCGCTCGAGCGCGCCGCGCGTCGCTGA
- a CDS encoding methionine synthase translates to MTTLLPTTLVGSLPKPSWLAQEESLWAPWKLSGDELQEGRHDALALAVADQLRAGVDLVCDGEQTRRHFVTTFIEHLGGVDFERRETVRIRDRYDADVPTVVDAVHRERPVFVEDAKVLRGLTDRPVKWTLPGPMTMIDTLADRHYGSREELAWEFAAILNAEARELEAAGVDVIQFDEPAFNVFADDVRAWGVAALERAAEGLGCTTAVHICYGYGIEANTAWKATLGEEWRQYEDVFPLLQRSSIDMVSLERHNSRVPAELIGLLRGKTVMVGAIDVASRTVETPQEVAATLREALEHVDPDRLVASTNCGMAPLPRALARAKTEALVQGARIVREELA, encoded by the coding sequence ATGACCACGCTCCTGCCCACCACCCTCGTCGGCAGCCTGCCCAAGCCCTCCTGGCTCGCCCAGGAGGAGTCCCTGTGGGCGCCCTGGAAGCTCAGCGGGGACGAGCTGCAGGAGGGGCGGCACGACGCCCTCGCCCTGGCCGTGGCGGACCAGCTGCGGGCCGGCGTGGACCTCGTGTGCGACGGCGAGCAGACCCGCCGCCACTTCGTCACCACGTTCATCGAGCACCTCGGGGGCGTCGACTTCGAGCGCCGCGAGACGGTGCGCATCCGCGACCGCTACGACGCGGATGTGCCCACCGTCGTCGACGCCGTGCACCGCGAGCGGCCCGTGTTCGTCGAGGACGCGAAGGTCCTGCGCGGCCTCACCGACCGGCCCGTGAAGTGGACCCTGCCCGGCCCGATGACCATGATCGACACGCTGGCCGACCGCCACTACGGCAGCCGCGAGGAGCTGGCCTGGGAGTTCGCCGCGATCCTCAACGCGGAGGCCCGTGAGCTCGAGGCTGCGGGCGTGGACGTGATCCAGTTCGACGAGCCGGCGTTCAACGTGTTCGCCGACGACGTCCGGGCCTGGGGCGTGGCCGCCCTCGAGCGCGCCGCCGAGGGGCTGGGCTGCACGACGGCCGTGCACATCTGCTACGGCTACGGCATCGAGGCCAACACCGCGTGGAAGGCGACGCTGGGCGAGGAGTGGCGGCAGTACGAGGACGTGTTCCCGCTGCTCCAGCGCTCCTCGATCGACATGGTCTCCCTCGAGCGGCACAACTCGCGCGTGCCCGCCGAGCTGATCGGCCTGCTGCGCGGCAAGACCGTGATGGTCGGGGCGATCGACGTGGCCTCCCGGACGGTGGAGACGCCGCAGGAGGTGGCGGCCACGCTGCGCGAGGCCCTCGAGCACGTGGACCCGGACCGGCTGGTGGCGAGCACGAACTGCGGCATGGCGCCGCTGCCGCGCGCGCTGGCCCGCGCCAAGACCGAGGCGCTGGTGCAGGGCGCGCGGATCGTGCGGGAGGAACTGGCCTGA
- a CDS encoding TrmH family RNA methyltransferase, with protein sequence MRVLARTMATSFETTEPPSSCVLVFGQEGPGLSEEVRAASQAVLSIAQYGSTRSINAGVAAGIAMHAWVRQHGGPTPTA encoded by the coding sequence GTGAGAGTCTTGGCCCGGACGATGGCGACCTCGTTCGAGACCACCGAACCTCCGAGCTCCTGCGTGCTCGTGTTCGGCCAGGAGGGCCCGGGCCTGTCCGAGGAGGTCCGCGCCGCGAGCCAGGCCGTGCTGTCCATCGCCCAGTACGGCTCCACGCGCTCGATCAACGCCGGGGTGGCCGCCGGGATCGCGATGCACGCCTGGGTCCGCCAGCACGGGGGCCCGACGCCGACCGCGTGA
- a CDS encoding nitroreductase family protein — MKHFDDPVLQAMASRRSVSKVGPSTPSDEEIARLLAAVTPVADHKALRPWRLILLRGDDRRVLGEALDAAAGVEREPGEVNDKPFRAELLIAVVARHVAHPKVPAWEQHATAAGAAHLLELALWQAGWGVMWRTGLQTNAPEVRAVHGLTEDEMLLGWLYVGDIEPAFRERLATTSKPALDPAPFLGRMPRG; from the coding sequence ATGAAGCACTTCGACGACCCCGTCCTGCAGGCCATGGCCTCGCGCCGGTCCGTCTCCAAGGTGGGCCCGAGCACCCCGTCGGACGAGGAGATCGCCCGGCTCCTGGCCGCCGTCACCCCCGTGGCCGACCACAAGGCGCTGCGCCCCTGGCGCCTGATCCTGCTGCGCGGAGACGACCGGCGCGTCCTCGGCGAGGCCCTCGATGCCGCGGCGGGCGTCGAGCGCGAGCCCGGGGAGGTCAACGACAAGCCCTTCCGGGCCGAGCTGCTGATCGCCGTGGTCGCCCGGCACGTGGCGCACCCCAAGGTGCCCGCGTGGGAGCAGCACGCCACCGCCGCGGGCGCCGCGCACCTGCTGGAGCTCGCCCTGTGGCAGGCCGGCTGGGGTGTCATGTGGCGCACCGGGCTGCAGACGAACGCGCCCGAGGTGCGCGCCGTCCACGGCCTGACTGAGGACGAGATGCTCCTGGGGTGGCTGTACGTGGGGGACATCGAGCCCGCGTTCCGGGAACGCCTCGCCACGACCAGCAAGCCGGCCCTCGATCCGGCCCCGTTCCTCGGGCGCATGCCGCGCGGCTGA
- the pyrE gene encoding orotate phosphoribosyltransferase, with translation MTAQTSSASTPERDRERLRELIRELAVVHGRVTLSSGKEADYYVDLRRVTLHHEAAPLIGRVMLRLLEDNGIGFETMGGLTMGADPVATAMMHQAGAQGRALDAFVVRKAQKSYGMGRQVEGPGVDGRRVVVLEDTSTTGGSALTAVEGVRKAGGDVQAVAVIVDRATGAAERVAEEAGVPYLYAFGKDELGLD, from the coding sequence ATGACCGCACAGACCTCCTCCGCCTCCACGCCCGAGCGGGACCGCGAGCGCCTCCGCGAGCTCATCCGGGAGCTGGCCGTGGTGCACGGCCGCGTCACCCTGTCCTCCGGCAAGGAGGCCGACTACTACGTGGACCTGCGCCGTGTGACCCTCCACCACGAGGCCGCCCCGCTGATCGGCCGCGTCATGCTGCGCCTGCTCGAGGACAACGGGATCGGGTTCGAGACCATGGGCGGGCTCACCATGGGTGCGGACCCCGTGGCCACCGCGATGATGCACCAGGCCGGCGCGCAGGGCCGTGCGCTCGACGCGTTCGTGGTGCGCAAGGCGCAGAAGTCCTACGGCATGGGCCGCCAGGTCGAGGGCCCGGGGGTCGACGGGCGCCGCGTCGTCGTCCTGGAGGACACCTCCACCACGGGCGGCTCCGCGTTGACGGCCGTGGAGGGCGTGCGGAAGGCCGGCGGCGACGTCCAGGCCGTGGCTGTGATCGTGGACCGCGCCACCGGCGCCGCCGAGCGCGTGGCCGAGGAGGCCGGCGTCCCCTACCTGTACGCGTTCGGCAAGGACGAGCTCGGGCTCGACTGA
- a CDS encoding magnesium and cobalt transport protein CorA, with protein sequence MTLIDNAVYVAGRRVYAPTSLSETWDAIERTGGMAWLGLYRPHPDELQEVADELPLHPLAVEDALTPGQRAKLERYGDDWFMVLHPARYIDATETVEFGELDVFTGEDYVVTVRHAEEPDLAAIRTRLEQRHPDRLAQGPAQVAFEILDRVVDDYFPVAEGLEQDIREIEDQIFSGDSSVSRRIYELSREVIGFERATRPLPRMVEQLQEAARDRLSEASNGSHAVGEDVPEPEPEDVQEREELVESLRALRDIHDHAVQITDRVTTMRTMLENALELDSTLASKRLAEQSIEQNDQVKKISSWAAIIFAPQLIGSIYGMNFERMPELHWAFGYPMALGLMLAVALVLYTLFKRADWL encoded by the coding sequence GTGACCCTGATCGACAACGCCGTGTACGTGGCCGGCCGTCGCGTCTACGCCCCCACCAGCCTCTCCGAGACCTGGGACGCCATCGAGCGCACCGGCGGGATGGCCTGGCTGGGCCTGTACCGCCCCCACCCGGACGAGCTCCAGGAGGTGGCGGACGAGCTGCCGCTGCACCCCCTCGCCGTCGAGGACGCCCTCACCCCCGGTCAGCGCGCCAAGCTCGAGCGCTACGGGGACGACTGGTTCATGGTGCTGCACCCGGCCCGGTACATCGACGCCACCGAGACCGTGGAGTTCGGCGAGCTGGACGTGTTCACCGGCGAGGACTACGTGGTCACGGTGCGCCACGCCGAGGAGCCGGACCTGGCCGCCATCCGCACCCGCCTGGAGCAGAGGCACCCCGACCGCCTGGCCCAGGGGCCGGCCCAGGTGGCCTTCGAGATCCTGGACCGCGTGGTGGACGACTACTTCCCCGTGGCGGAGGGCCTCGAACAGGACATCCGCGAGATCGAGGACCAGATCTTCTCCGGGGACTCCTCCGTCTCCCGCCGCATCTACGAGCTCTCCCGCGAGGTGATCGGCTTCGAGCGCGCCACCCGGCCGCTGCCGCGCATGGTCGAGCAGCTGCAGGAGGCCGCCCGCGACCGGCTCAGCGAGGCCTCCAACGGGTCCCACGCCGTGGGCGAGGACGTCCCCGAGCCGGAGCCGGAGGATGTGCAGGAGCGGGAGGAGCTCGTGGAGAGCCTGCGCGCCCTGCGCGACATCCACGATCACGCCGTCCAGATCACCGACCGCGTCACCACCATGCGCACCATGCTGGAGAACGCCCTCGAGCTGGACTCCACCCTGGCCTCCAAGCGCCTGGCGGAGCAGTCGATCGAGCAGAACGACCAGGTGAAGAAGATCTCCTCCTGGGCGGCCATCATCTTCGCCCCGCAGCTGATCGGCTCGATCTACGGCATGAATTTCGAGCGCATGCCGGAGCTGCACTGGGCGTTCGGCTACCCCATGGCCCTCGGGCTCATGCTGGCCGTCGCCCTGGTGCTCTACACGCTGTTCAAGCGGGCGGACTGGCTCTGA
- a CDS encoding exodeoxyribonuclease III gives MKIATWNVNSLRARADRVEAFLERRDMDVLAIQETKCKDENFPWELFERAGYEVAHHGISQWNGVAIASRVGLSDVQRGFPGQPHFGKGGKDPQEEARALSAVVGEEADGVEPVRLWSLYVPNGRGLQDEHMPYKLEWLRVLAEHAAAELAADPRARTAYVGDWNIAPRDEDVWDIEMFLRDGYTHVSEPERAAFRAFEELGFTDPVRPRHPGPDVYTYWDYTQLRFPKNKGMRIDFPLLSPALAETVTDAWIDREERKGKGASDHAPVVVELG, from the coding sequence GTGAAGATCGCCACCTGGAACGTGAACTCCCTCCGTGCCCGCGCCGACCGCGTGGAGGCCTTCCTCGAGCGCCGGGACATGGACGTCCTGGCCATCCAGGAGACCAAGTGCAAGGACGAGAACTTCCCCTGGGAGCTGTTCGAGCGCGCCGGCTACGAGGTCGCCCACCACGGGATCTCGCAGTGGAACGGCGTGGCCATCGCCTCCCGCGTGGGCCTGTCCGACGTGCAGCGCGGCTTCCCCGGCCAGCCGCACTTCGGCAAGGGCGGCAAGGACCCGCAGGAGGAGGCCCGCGCCCTCTCCGCGGTGGTCGGGGAGGAGGCGGACGGCGTCGAGCCGGTGCGCCTGTGGAGCCTGTACGTGCCCAACGGCCGCGGCCTCCAGGACGAGCACATGCCCTACAAGCTCGAGTGGCTGCGCGTCCTGGCGGAGCACGCCGCGGCCGAGCTCGCCGCGGACCCGCGGGCCCGCACCGCCTACGTGGGCGACTGGAACATCGCCCCACGGGACGAGGACGTGTGGGACATCGAGATGTTCCTCCGGGACGGGTACACCCATGTCTCCGAGCCCGAGCGCGCGGCGTTCCGCGCCTTCGAGGAGCTCGGCTTCACGGACCCCGTGCGCCCGCGCCACCCCGGCCCGGACGTCTACACCTACTGGGACTACACGCAGCTGCGCTTCCCCAAGAACAAGGGCATGCGCATCGACTTCCCGCTGCTCTCCCCCGCGCTCGCCGAGACCGTCACGGACGCCTGGATCGACCGCGAGGAGCGCAAGGGCAAGGGCGCCTCGGACCACGCGCCCGTGGTCGTGGAGCTCGGCTGA
- a CDS encoding putative oxygenase MesX, with protein sequence MTRTPVPDAVAFEITTTPFDERYRPSATSRSTTNFANLARGEDREENLRAVLAMIDRRFDELTRGDAPPSDRHRVTLEIVSADLCFTADGEDVRFPMFEMLASRVHDAVTGSNVEGVVGHNFSSYLRDHDFSVLLPRHTASGAPGDVPDGFGELHGALFRRLLESEAYRSRFTTDPVICLSVSTSRTYTRGTHRHPVLGVEYHQDAPSRTDDYFARMGLSVRHFMPDGAVAPLSLYHSGDLETRHTDVALASLIATMETFQRIYRPEIYHATTPAGATFRPSLENPDHTVPPISYDRVERTDLAREQGRYAEEHLMTPHADLLRQWAAAAPSTDREDTR encoded by the coding sequence ATGACCCGGACCCCCGTCCCGGACGCCGTCGCGTTCGAGATCACCACGACCCCCTTCGACGAGCGCTACCGCCCCTCGGCCACCTCCCGCAGCACCACGAACTTCGCCAACCTCGCCCGCGGGGAGGACCGCGAGGAGAACCTGCGGGCCGTGCTCGCGATGATCGACCGCCGCTTCGACGAGCTGACCCGCGGGGACGCCCCGCCCTCGGACCGGCACCGGGTGACGCTGGAGATCGTCTCCGCGGACCTGTGCTTCACGGCCGACGGCGAGGACGTGCGGTTCCCGATGTTCGAGATGCTCGCCTCCCGGGTCCACGACGCCGTCACCGGCTCGAACGTGGAGGGGGTCGTGGGCCACAACTTCTCCTCCTACCTGCGCGACCACGACTTCAGCGTGCTCCTGCCCCGGCACACGGCCAGCGGCGCGCCGGGCGATGTCCCGGACGGGTTCGGCGAGCTCCACGGCGCGCTGTTCCGGCGCCTCCTGGAGTCCGAGGCGTACCGCTCCCGCTTCACCACGGACCCGGTGATCTGCCTCAGCGTCTCCACCAGCCGCACCTACACCCGGGGCACGCACCGCCACCCCGTCCTGGGGGTCGAGTACCACCAGGACGCCCCCTCCCGCACCGACGACTACTTCGCCCGGATGGGGCTGTCCGTGCGGCACTTCATGCCGGACGGCGCCGTCGCCCCGCTCTCCCTGTACCACTCCGGCGACCTGGAGACCCGGCACACCGACGTCGCGCTGGCCAGCCTGATCGCCACGATGGAGACGTTCCAGCGGATCTACCGGCCGGAGATCTACCACGCCACCACGCCCGCCGGGGCCACGTTCCGCCCGAGCCTGGAGAACCCGGACCACACGGTCCCCCCGATCTCCTACGACCGCGTGGAGCGCACGGACCTGGCCCGTGAGCAAGGCCGGTACGCCGAGGAGCACCTGATGACCCCCCACGCGGACCTGCTGCGGCAGTGGGCCGCGGCCGCGCCATCGACCGATCGAGAGGACACCCGATGA
- the nadE gene encoding ammonia-dependent NAD(+) synthetase — translation MRELQQQIIAEMGVRPRIDPAAEVEARVQFLVDYLEATGTSGFVLGISGGVDSTTAGRLAQLAVERRRAQLGVTDAVALGGPVAGAVPGEAGSGAHAPAPSRENPRFTAVRLPYRVQQDEADAQAAMDFIDADEERTLNIAGGVDGLAEAFAEAAGEPLTDYNKGNVKARMRMVAQYALAGAHGQLVIGTDHGAESVTGFFTKFGDGGADVLPLFGLDKRQIRAVAEELGAPEPLWNKLPTADLLDGNPGRTDEDELGMTYEHIDDYLEGRQIPEAVAEKLEGIWLRSRHKRTTPVTIHDTWWR, via the coding sequence ATGCGTGAACTCCAGCAGCAGATCATCGCCGAGATGGGCGTGCGCCCCCGGATCGACCCCGCCGCCGAGGTCGAGGCCCGCGTCCAATTCCTCGTGGACTACCTCGAGGCCACCGGCACGTCCGGGTTCGTGCTCGGCATCTCGGGCGGCGTGGACTCCACCACCGCCGGACGCCTGGCCCAGCTCGCCGTCGAGCGCCGCCGCGCGCAGCTCGGGGTGACGGACGCCGTCGCCCTCGGGGGTCCCGTGGCCGGCGCCGTCCCCGGGGAGGCTGGCTCCGGAGCCCACGCCCCCGCCCCCTCCCGCGAGAACCCCCGGTTCACGGCGGTGCGCCTGCCGTACCGGGTGCAGCAGGACGAGGCCGATGCGCAGGCGGCCATGGACTTCATCGACGCGGACGAGGAGCGCACCCTGAACATCGCCGGCGGGGTGGACGGCCTGGCCGAGGCCTTCGCGGAGGCGGCCGGCGAGCCCCTCACCGACTACAACAAGGGCAACGTGAAGGCCCGCATGCGGATGGTGGCGCAGTACGCGCTGGCCGGAGCGCACGGGCAGCTGGTGATCGGCACGGACCACGGCGCCGAGTCCGTCACCGGGTTCTTCACCAAGTTCGGCGACGGCGGCGCGGACGTGCTCCCCCTGTTCGGGCTGGACAAGCGTCAGATCCGCGCCGTGGCCGAGGAGCTGGGCGCCCCCGAGCCCCTGTGGAACAAGCTCCCCACCGCCGACCTGCTGGACGGCAACCCCGGCCGCACGGACGAGGACGAGCTCGGCATGACCTACGAGCACATCGACGACTACCTGGAGGGCCGCCAGATCCCCGAGGCGGTCGCGGAGAAGCTCGAGGGGATCTGGCTGCGCTCCCGGCACAAGCGCACCACCCCGGTGACCATCCACGACACCTGGTGGCGGTGA